GCTCCTCGCGAGGGTCGCCCAGTTGGACAGGGCCTACCGGAAGCTCATGAATGGGAGCTACGGGATCTGCGAAGGTTGTGGCATGGATATCCCTGCCAAGCGGCTCGAGGCGATGCCCGATGCTGCGTACTGCCTCCCCTGCCATGACAAGAGCGAGAAGGAACGAGACGCCGAGCTTGACGGTGTAACGAGGCTATCAGGGGAGCGGTCAGATCGAGGAGTGGGAGTGTGCGATGACAACGAGGATCCTGACGAGCGACGGCTCCAAATGGGCCAGGCGGACGCCCTCGAAGAGAAAAGGGAGGTACTTGGTGTCCTTCAATCACCGGAGAAGTGTTTGGAGGGTGCTTCCCTGCCTGAGGTGCGAGCGGCCGTTCGAGAGCCTCGGGCTAGGCAATCGTCTCTGCGGCCCG
This DNA window, taken from Candidatus Methylomirabilota bacterium, encodes the following:
- a CDS encoding TraR/DksA C4-type zinc finger protein: MKEEPIGGKREVTQALVRRLLEERRSLRKRFLRLDGSDTSPAIRNTHEGHVRNTDMLDMAADSFRNDLQWTTREKLLARVAQLDRAYRKLMNGSYGICEGCGMDIPAKRLEAMPDAAYCLPCHDKSEKERDAELDGVTRLSGERSDRGVGVCDDNEDPDERRLQMGQADALEEKREVLGVLQSPEKCLEGASLPEVRAAVREPRARQSSLRPVPQRHHGNRHDLSTPPVMMARAV